The proteins below are encoded in one region of Podarcis raffonei isolate rPodRaf1 chromosome 6, rPodRaf1.pri, whole genome shotgun sequence:
- the FPGT gene encoding fucose-1-phosphate guanylyltransferase isoform X2: MCAPPGRRSNGLLWRGQPSRAGGGSAAQARKQRDGEEGAAAMQAAGEAEVLLRAATRERLEKFAQLRGNGGSTLHVLQCLEERYGDKWDSFTVILIHSGGYSQRLPNASALGKIFTALPFGDPVYQMLDLKLAMYIDFPLHMNPGILITCADDIELYSTEATEFIRFDQPGFTALAHPSSLTIGTTHGVFVLEPASLLTEKGQLEYRSCHRFLHKPSIARMRQSGAVCERGHCPASSPGGQGNSNVISECVYTDSLFYIDHTTAKLLLAFYKQMGMLCCEIDAYGDFLQALGPGATPNYAKNLENVTKEESGLVEIREKIFELLKGLPLNVVLLNNSKFYHIGTTCEYLFHFTSDRKLKSEMGLMPNVFSICPDSVEDTGKSACIIHSILGPRCSVAPGSVVEYSWLGPEVSVGTNSIISGCYIDTKADIPPNTFIATLSVRIDGEVMYVSMAFGTEDNLKKKVTDLADTHLINFFGISLGQCLELWGLRISDELFSGDETCRGLWTARLFPICSTLSDSLKVSLGILNSAQNTLPFKLNGFKLLSVEEMLRHKDVEDMLRFRHQLYEEISLQKLKRESDL, translated from the exons ATGTGCGCGCCTCCTGGTCGCCGAAGCAACGGGCTGCTTTGGCGAGGCCAGCCCAGTCGAGCAGGAGGCGGGTCTGCTGCCCAAGCCCGGAAGCAGCGAGACGGAGAAGAAGGCGCTGCCGCGATGCAGGCTGCAGGAGAGGCGGAAGTTTTGCTGCGAGCAGCCACTCGGGAGAGGCTGGAGAAGTTCGCGCAGCTGAGAG GAAACGGTGGATCAACGCTTCATGTCCTTCAGTGCTTAGAAGAACGTTATGGTGATAAATGGGATTCTTTTACCGTCATATTAATTCATTCTG gtGGCTACAGTCAACGTTTACCAAATGCGAGCGCTCTGGGGAAAATCTTCACAGCTTTGCCTTTTGGGGACCCGGTTTATCAAATGCTGGATTTAAAATTGGCTATGTACATTGATTTCCCCCTCCACATGAATCCAGGCATCCTGATTACTTGTGCCGACGATATTGAACTATATAGTACTGAAGCAACAGAATTCATAAGGTTTGATCAGCCCGGGTTTACTGCATTAGCCCATCCTTCCAGTTTGACCATTGGTACGACTCACGGTGTGTTTGTGTTGGAGCCAGCATCACTTTTGACAGAAAAGGGACAGCTCGAATACAGATCTTGCCACCGTTTCCTGCATAAGCCTAGCATTGCAAGGATGCGTCAGTCTGGAGCAGTGTGTGAAAGAGGTCATTGTCCGGCATCTTCTCCTGGAGGACAGGGAAACTCCAATGTCATTTCTGAGTGCGTGTACACAGATAGCTTATTTTACATTGATCACACCACTGCAAAACTACTTCTGGCCTTTTATAAACAGATGGGCATGTTGTGCTGTGAAATAGATGCCTATGGTGACTTTCTCCAGGCATTAGGGCCCGGAGCAACACCAAATTATGCAAAAAACTTAGAAAACGTTACAAAAGAAGAGTCGGGCCTAGTGGAAATAAGGGAGAAAATATTTGAACTTCTAAAAGGATTGCCACTCAATGTTGTACTCTTAAATAACTCCAAATTCTATCACATTGGGACGACTTGCGAATATTTGTTTCATTTCACGTCTGATAGGAAGTTGAAATCGGAAATGGGGTTGATGCCAAATGTTTTTAGCATCTGTCCAGACAGCGTGGAGGACACTGGGAAATCGGCATGTATCATTCACAGTATACTCGGTCcaaggtgttctgttgcacctgGCTCAGTAGTTGAATATTCTTGGCTGGGACCAGAGGTTTCAGTGGGAACAAACAGCATCATCAGCGGCTGCTATATTGACACAAAAGCAGACATACCTCCAAACACTTTCATAGCTACACTAAGCGTGAGGATTGATGGAGAAGTAATGTATGTGAGCATGGCGTTTGGTACAGAAGACAACTTGAAAAAGAAAGTGACAGATTTGGCAGATACTCACTTAATCAATTTTTTTGGAATCAGCCTTGGACAGTGCTTAGAGCTCTGGGGCCTGAGAATTTCGGACGAGCTCTTTTCTGGTGATGAGACCTGTCGAGGGTTATGGACAGCTCGGCTTTTCCCTATTTGCTCCACTTTAAGCGATTCACTGAAAGTGTCTTTAGGGATTCTAAACTCTGCGCAGAACACGTTGCCTTTTAAATTGAATGGTTTTAAGCTCTTGTCTGTTGAGGAAATGCTTCGCCATAAAGATGTAGAAGACATGTTGAGGTTCAGGCATCAGCTCTATGAAGAAATCAGTCTACAGAAACTGAAAAGGGAATCTGATTTGTGA
- the FPGT gene encoding fucose-1-phosphate guanylyltransferase isoform X1 — MCAPPGRRSNGLLWRGQPSRAGGGSAAQARKQRDGEEGAAAMQAAGEAEVLLRAATRERLEKFAQLRGKTVQTGSFWDIVVITAVDKKQEIAYQQQLSQKLKRKELPLGVHYHVFVDPPGPKIGNGGSTLHVLQCLEERYGDKWDSFTVILIHSGGYSQRLPNASALGKIFTALPFGDPVYQMLDLKLAMYIDFPLHMNPGILITCADDIELYSTEATEFIRFDQPGFTALAHPSSLTIGTTHGVFVLEPASLLTEKGQLEYRSCHRFLHKPSIARMRQSGAVCERGHCPASSPGGQGNSNVISECVYTDSLFYIDHTTAKLLLAFYKQMGMLCCEIDAYGDFLQALGPGATPNYAKNLENVTKEESGLVEIREKIFELLKGLPLNVVLLNNSKFYHIGTTCEYLFHFTSDRKLKSEMGLMPNVFSICPDSVEDTGKSACIIHSILGPRCSVAPGSVVEYSWLGPEVSVGTNSIISGCYIDTKADIPPNTFIATLSVRIDGEVMYVSMAFGTEDNLKKKVTDLADTHLINFFGISLGQCLELWGLRISDELFSGDETCRGLWTARLFPICSTLSDSLKVSLGILNSAQNTLPFKLNGFKLLSVEEMLRHKDVEDMLRFRHQLYEEISLQKLKRESDL, encoded by the exons ATGTGCGCGCCTCCTGGTCGCCGAAGCAACGGGCTGCTTTGGCGAGGCCAGCCCAGTCGAGCAGGAGGCGGGTCTGCTGCCCAAGCCCGGAAGCAGCGAGACGGAGAAGAAGGCGCTGCCGCGATGCAGGCTGCAGGAGAGGCGGAAGTTTTGCTGCGAGCAGCCACTCGGGAGAGGCTGGAGAAGTTCGCGCAGCTGAGAG GTAAAACGGTGCAGACTGGATCATTTTGGGATATTGTTGTAATAACAGCAGTtgacaagaaacaagaaatagcTTACCAGCAACAATTATCCCAAAAGCTGAAAAGAAAGGAACTCCCGCTCGGTGTTCATTACCATGTTTTCGTGGATCCTCCTGGACCAAAAATTG GAAACGGTGGATCAACGCTTCATGTCCTTCAGTGCTTAGAAGAACGTTATGGTGATAAATGGGATTCTTTTACCGTCATATTAATTCATTCTG gtGGCTACAGTCAACGTTTACCAAATGCGAGCGCTCTGGGGAAAATCTTCACAGCTTTGCCTTTTGGGGACCCGGTTTATCAAATGCTGGATTTAAAATTGGCTATGTACATTGATTTCCCCCTCCACATGAATCCAGGCATCCTGATTACTTGTGCCGACGATATTGAACTATATAGTACTGAAGCAACAGAATTCATAAGGTTTGATCAGCCCGGGTTTACTGCATTAGCCCATCCTTCCAGTTTGACCATTGGTACGACTCACGGTGTGTTTGTGTTGGAGCCAGCATCACTTTTGACAGAAAAGGGACAGCTCGAATACAGATCTTGCCACCGTTTCCTGCATAAGCCTAGCATTGCAAGGATGCGTCAGTCTGGAGCAGTGTGTGAAAGAGGTCATTGTCCGGCATCTTCTCCTGGAGGACAGGGAAACTCCAATGTCATTTCTGAGTGCGTGTACACAGATAGCTTATTTTACATTGATCACACCACTGCAAAACTACTTCTGGCCTTTTATAAACAGATGGGCATGTTGTGCTGTGAAATAGATGCCTATGGTGACTTTCTCCAGGCATTAGGGCCCGGAGCAACACCAAATTATGCAAAAAACTTAGAAAACGTTACAAAAGAAGAGTCGGGCCTAGTGGAAATAAGGGAGAAAATATTTGAACTTCTAAAAGGATTGCCACTCAATGTTGTACTCTTAAATAACTCCAAATTCTATCACATTGGGACGACTTGCGAATATTTGTTTCATTTCACGTCTGATAGGAAGTTGAAATCGGAAATGGGGTTGATGCCAAATGTTTTTAGCATCTGTCCAGACAGCGTGGAGGACACTGGGAAATCGGCATGTATCATTCACAGTATACTCGGTCcaaggtgttctgttgcacctgGCTCAGTAGTTGAATATTCTTGGCTGGGACCAGAGGTTTCAGTGGGAACAAACAGCATCATCAGCGGCTGCTATATTGACACAAAAGCAGACATACCTCCAAACACTTTCATAGCTACACTAAGCGTGAGGATTGATGGAGAAGTAATGTATGTGAGCATGGCGTTTGGTACAGAAGACAACTTGAAAAAGAAAGTGACAGATTTGGCAGATACTCACTTAATCAATTTTTTTGGAATCAGCCTTGGACAGTGCTTAGAGCTCTGGGGCCTGAGAATTTCGGACGAGCTCTTTTCTGGTGATGAGACCTGTCGAGGGTTATGGACAGCTCGGCTTTTCCCTATTTGCTCCACTTTAAGCGATTCACTGAAAGTGTCTTTAGGGATTCTAAACTCTGCGCAGAACACGTTGCCTTTTAAATTGAATGGTTTTAAGCTCTTGTCTGTTGAGGAAATGCTTCGCCATAAAGATGTAGAAGACATGTTGAGGTTCAGGCATCAGCTCTATGAAGAAATCAGTCTACAGAAACTGAAAAGGGAATCTGATTTGTGA
- the FPGT gene encoding fucose-1-phosphate guanylyltransferase isoform X3 — protein MCAPPGRRSNGLLWRGQPSRAGGGSAAQARKQRDGEEGAAAMQAAGEAEVLLRAATRERLEKFAQLRGGYSQRLPNASALGKIFTALPFGDPVYQMLDLKLAMYIDFPLHMNPGILITCADDIELYSTEATEFIRFDQPGFTALAHPSSLTIGTTHGVFVLEPASLLTEKGQLEYRSCHRFLHKPSIARMRQSGAVCERGHCPASSPGGQGNSNVISECVYTDSLFYIDHTTAKLLLAFYKQMGMLCCEIDAYGDFLQALGPGATPNYAKNLENVTKEESGLVEIREKIFELLKGLPLNVVLLNNSKFYHIGTTCEYLFHFTSDRKLKSEMGLMPNVFSICPDSVEDTGKSACIIHSILGPRCSVAPGSVVEYSWLGPEVSVGTNSIISGCYIDTKADIPPNTFIATLSVRIDGEVMYVSMAFGTEDNLKKKVTDLADTHLINFFGISLGQCLELWGLRISDELFSGDETCRGLWTARLFPICSTLSDSLKVSLGILNSAQNTLPFKLNGFKLLSVEEMLRHKDVEDMLRFRHQLYEEISLQKLKRESDL, from the exons ATGTGCGCGCCTCCTGGTCGCCGAAGCAACGGGCTGCTTTGGCGAGGCCAGCCCAGTCGAGCAGGAGGCGGGTCTGCTGCCCAAGCCCGGAAGCAGCGAGACGGAGAAGAAGGCGCTGCCGCGATGCAGGCTGCAGGAGAGGCGGAAGTTTTGCTGCGAGCAGCCACTCGGGAGAGGCTGGAGAAGTTCGCGCAGCTGAGAG gtGGCTACAGTCAACGTTTACCAAATGCGAGCGCTCTGGGGAAAATCTTCACAGCTTTGCCTTTTGGGGACCCGGTTTATCAAATGCTGGATTTAAAATTGGCTATGTACATTGATTTCCCCCTCCACATGAATCCAGGCATCCTGATTACTTGTGCCGACGATATTGAACTATATAGTACTGAAGCAACAGAATTCATAAGGTTTGATCAGCCCGGGTTTACTGCATTAGCCCATCCTTCCAGTTTGACCATTGGTACGACTCACGGTGTGTTTGTGTTGGAGCCAGCATCACTTTTGACAGAAAAGGGACAGCTCGAATACAGATCTTGCCACCGTTTCCTGCATAAGCCTAGCATTGCAAGGATGCGTCAGTCTGGAGCAGTGTGTGAAAGAGGTCATTGTCCGGCATCTTCTCCTGGAGGACAGGGAAACTCCAATGTCATTTCTGAGTGCGTGTACACAGATAGCTTATTTTACATTGATCACACCACTGCAAAACTACTTCTGGCCTTTTATAAACAGATGGGCATGTTGTGCTGTGAAATAGATGCCTATGGTGACTTTCTCCAGGCATTAGGGCCCGGAGCAACACCAAATTATGCAAAAAACTTAGAAAACGTTACAAAAGAAGAGTCGGGCCTAGTGGAAATAAGGGAGAAAATATTTGAACTTCTAAAAGGATTGCCACTCAATGTTGTACTCTTAAATAACTCCAAATTCTATCACATTGGGACGACTTGCGAATATTTGTTTCATTTCACGTCTGATAGGAAGTTGAAATCGGAAATGGGGTTGATGCCAAATGTTTTTAGCATCTGTCCAGACAGCGTGGAGGACACTGGGAAATCGGCATGTATCATTCACAGTATACTCGGTCcaaggtgttctgttgcacctgGCTCAGTAGTTGAATATTCTTGGCTGGGACCAGAGGTTTCAGTGGGAACAAACAGCATCATCAGCGGCTGCTATATTGACACAAAAGCAGACATACCTCCAAACACTTTCATAGCTACACTAAGCGTGAGGATTGATGGAGAAGTAATGTATGTGAGCATGGCGTTTGGTACAGAAGACAACTTGAAAAAGAAAGTGACAGATTTGGCAGATACTCACTTAATCAATTTTTTTGGAATCAGCCTTGGACAGTGCTTAGAGCTCTGGGGCCTGAGAATTTCGGACGAGCTCTTTTCTGGTGATGAGACCTGTCGAGGGTTATGGACAGCTCGGCTTTTCCCTATTTGCTCCACTTTAAGCGATTCACTGAAAGTGTCTTTAGGGATTCTAAACTCTGCGCAGAACACGTTGCCTTTTAAATTGAATGGTTTTAAGCTCTTGTCTGTTGAGGAAATGCTTCGCCATAAAGATGTAGAAGACATGTTGAGGTTCAGGCATCAGCTCTATGAAGAAATCAGTCTACAGAAACTGAAAAGGGAATCTGATTTGTGA